ACGAGCCTTCGTGGACCGGGACCTGAGCGCTCCGCCGGCGGCGATAGGATCATCGGACACCCGTCCGTACGCCCTCTGGAGAACCCGATGACCGAGACCACCTGGGCCCGGCGGGTCACCGACGGTGTGGAGCCGAAGAACGTCATCATCGCCGTGCTGCCGCTGGTCGGTGTGCTGCGCTACGGCTGGACCGGCCTCGGCTGGGCGCTGTTCGCGGCCCTGTTCGCCGCCGTGATCCCCACCTGGTTCATCCGGCGCGGCATGCGCAAGGGCAAGTGGGAGGACCGGCACGTCGGCCAGCGCCGGCGCCGGCTGGTGGTGATCCCGTTCATCATGCTGTCGGTGCTCACCAGCTTCGCCGTGATGCTCCTGGTCGACGCGCCGACCGACATGACCGCGATGGTGCTGGCGATGTTCGCCGCCCTGGTGCCGATCATGGTGATCACCGTCTGGTGGAAGATCTCCGTCCACACCGCCGTGGCGAGCGGCGCCGTGGCCTGCCTGGCGATCGCGCTGGGTGCCTGGTGGCTGCTGCTCTACCCGATGGTCGCGGTGATCGGCTGGTCCCGGGTGGTGCTCCGGGACCACACCAGGGCGCAGACCGTGGCCGGCGCCCTGGTCGGCGCGCTGAGCGCCGGCCTGACCTTCTGGGCCGCCCGCTGACCGGGCGCCGACCCGGCGCCCGGCCCGGCCGGACGGACCCCGCCGGCCCGGTCTACCGGATGGGCATCCCGGAGATGGTCCGGGCGATCACCAGCCGTTGGATCTCGCTCGTCCCCTCGAAGATGGAGTAGATGGCGCTGTCCCGGTGCATCCGCTCCACCGGGTACTCCCGGGTGAAGCCGTTGCCGCCGAGGATCTGCATCGCCTGCGCGGTCACCCACTTCGCCGTCTCGCCCGCGTACAGCTTGGACATCGATCCCTCGGCCGAGGTGAACGGCTGCTGGTTCGCCGCCATCCAGGAGGCCCGCCAGACCAGCAGCCGGGAGGCGTCGATCCGGGTCTTCATGTCGGCCAGGGTGAAGGCGACGCCCTGGTTGTCGATGATCGGCCGGCCGAACTGGACCCGGGTCCGCGCGTAGTCGAGGGCCACCTCGTAGGCGGCCCGTGCGATGCCGATGGCCTGGGCGCCGACGGCGGGCCGGGACGCCTCGAAGGTGGCCATCGCGGCGTTCTTCCCCGAACCGCCCTTGCCGGACGCGCCCTTGGTGTCGCCGTTCGCGGCGGCGGCCGCCCGCTCGCGGGCCCGGGCGAGCCGCTCGTCCAGCTTCTCCTTGCCGCCCAGCAGGCAGTGGCCGGGCACCCGGACGCCGTCCAGCACCACCTCGGCGGTGTGCGAGGCGCGGATGCCGTGCTTCTTGAACTTCTGGCCCTGCGCGAGCCCGGCGGTGCCGGGCGGGACCAGGAAGGAGGCTTGGCCGCGGGCGCCGAGCGCCGGGTCCACGGTGGCGACCACCACGTGCACGGCGGCGATCCCGCCGTTGGTGGCCCAGGTCTTGGTGCCGTTGAGCACCCACTCGTCCTTGGCCTCGTCGTAGACGGCGCGGGTGCGCAGCGCCGAGACGTCGGAGCCGGCGTCCGGCTCCGAGGAGCAGAAGGCGGCGACCTTCACGTCGTCGGGGGTGCCGAACATCTGCGGCGCCCAGGTGCCGATCTGCTCCTCGGTCCCGTTGGCGAGCACGGCGACGGCGGCCAGCGTGGTGCCGACGATCGACAGGCCGATGCCGGCGTCGCCCCAGAAGAGCTCCTCCATGGCGATCGGGATGCCGACACCGGAGGGGTCGAAGTACTGCTGGGCGTAGAAGTCCAGGGAGTAGATGCCGAGTTCGGCCGCCTCCTGGATGACCGGCCAGGGGGTCTCCTCGCGTTCGTCCCACTCGGCCGCCGCCGGGCGCATCACGTCGGCGGCGAAGCCGTGCAGCCAGTCGCGGACGGCGATCTGGTCGGGGCCCGGGTCCAGCGAGAAGGTGCTCATGGTGCCTCCGGTCGAAGGGGTCCGGCAGCGGCGGGCCGCCGTGTGGGGAGGTGTGGCGAGGAGGGGGTGTCGTACCGGGGTTACCGCCGGTAACATCGCTGGGAGTCTGCTACTGATACGTAGGAAATGTCAACGCCCGCGGCGGCCCCGGCGGCCCGACCCGGCCCCCGTACCCGGACCTCGACCACCCGCCACGACCCCGCG
The sequence above is a segment of the Kitasatospora sp. NBC_00240 genome. Coding sequences within it:
- a CDS encoding acyl-CoA dehydrogenase family protein, yielding MSTFSLDPGPDQIAVRDWLHGFAADVMRPAAAEWDEREETPWPVIQEAAELGIYSLDFYAQQYFDPSGVGIPIAMEELFWGDAGIGLSIVGTTLAAVAVLANGTEEQIGTWAPQMFGTPDDVKVAAFCSSEPDAGSDVSALRTRAVYDEAKDEWVLNGTKTWATNGGIAAVHVVVATVDPALGARGQASFLVPPGTAGLAQGQKFKKHGIRASHTAEVVLDGVRVPGHCLLGGKEKLDERLARARERAAAAANGDTKGASGKGGSGKNAAMATFEASRPAVGAQAIGIARAAYEVALDYARTRVQFGRPIIDNQGVAFTLADMKTRIDASRLLVWRASWMAANQQPFTSAEGSMSKLYAGETAKWVTAQAMQILGGNGFTREYPVERMHRDSAIYSIFEGTSEIQRLVIARTISGMPIR